The following proteins come from a genomic window of Sorghum bicolor cultivar BTx623 chromosome 3, Sorghum_bicolor_NCBIv3, whole genome shotgun sequence:
- the LOC8058931 gene encoding uncharacterized protein LOC8058931, with translation MGIQVAAVVTPPPCSSPSSSPSSTSPASPSSSAIATSPRHAVLGVRLARSQSSLAGCNAGLIGRRRGGQHAIRRALSASIDSVGSDGGDDEEFLRRIQELAAGQHPGGAGGWPASVERSASSVGLPLSLRMLKRRKQQQQQLEQGRWDERLIDCAGESARAAVGRAFSSMVLIIRELQSFTLQMRESLLYEDLQGVLARVHAEMHASFVWLFQHIFAGTPALMVSLMLLLANFTVYSMGDSVAAAATFRPPSSVVEMVDTTQQPEQSHSHSQQQRFDTPALKTFSTGRTASVGGNGDGGGKVRPVAGATGDGQSDESSYRQSGAVVPQDVSQSQATPLGAGAGSGSEASVSESDSMAVEEAAQQQTVQDELVIWKRISDEATRMQASVRAEELMDPEILEQLVAPVEAPKPDVAYSSEHVATAQRYEQAVSEEPNSSLLLANFAQFLYQVQGDLDRAEHFFKRAVRAEPADAEALGRYAAFLWQARNDLAAAEETYQEAIAADPGNAHHAAAYAHFLWNTGGEDTCYPLD, from the exons ATGGGCATCCAGGTCGCGGCGGTCGTGACCCCGCCGCCGTGCTCTTCCCCTTCCTCCTCGCCCTCGTCCACCTCTCCGGCGTCGCCTTCGTCCTCCGCCATTGCCACGTCGCCGCGGCATGCCGTTCTTGGCGTCAGGCTGGCGAGGAGCCAGTCGTCGCTGGCTGGCTGCAACGCCGGTCTTATTggccggcggcgcggcgggcaGCACGCGATCAGGCGCGCTCTCAGCGCGAGCATCGACAGCGTCGGGAGCGACGGCGGGGACGATGAGGAGTTCCTGAGGAGGATCCAGGAGCTCGCGGCGGGGCAGCACCcgggcggcgccggcgggtgGCCGGCGAGCGTGGAGCGGAGCGCGAGCAGCGTCGGGCTCCCGCTGTCCCTGCGGATGCTCAAGCGgaggaagcagcagcagcagcagctggagcAGGGGCGGTGGGACGAGCGGCTGATCGACTGCGCCGGCGAGTCCGCGCGCGCCGCGGTGGGGCGCGCCTTCTCCTCGATGGTGCTCATCATCCGGGAGCTCCAGAGCTTCACGCTGCAGATGCGGGAGTCGCTCCTGTACGAGGACCTGCAGGGCGTGCTGGCGCGCGTCCACGCCGAGATGCACGCCTCCTTCGTCTGGCTCTTCCAGCACATCTTCGCCGGCACCCCGGCGCTAATGGTCTCCCTCATGCTGCTCCTCGCCAACTTCACCGTCTACTCCATGGGCGACAGCGTCGCGGCCGCTGCCACCTTCCGCCCTCCCAGCAGCGTCGTGGAGATGGTGGACACTACCCAGCAGCCGGAGCAATCCCATTCGCACTCCCAGCAGCAGCGGTTCGACACCCCCGCGCTCAAGACTTTCTCCACCGGCCGCACGGCCTCGGTGGGCGGAAACGGCGACGGGGGTGGCAAGGTGCGGCCGGTTGCCGGCGCCACCGGCGACGGCCAGTCGGACGAGTCGTCGTACCGACAAAGCGGAGCGGTGGTGCCGCAGGACGTGTCGCAGTCGCAAGCAACGCCACTGGGCGCGGGCGCCGGCTCCGGCTCGGAGGCGTCCGTGTCCGAGTCCGACTCAATGGCCGTGGAGGAGGCAGCACAACAACAGACAGTACAAGACGAGCTGGTCATCTGGAAACGGATCTCCGATGAAGCCACAAGGATGCAGGCGAGCGTGCGTGCAGAGGAGCTGATGGACCCGGAAATTCTAGAGCAGCTCGTCGCGCCGGTGGAGGCGCCGAAGCCAGACGTGGCCTACTCGTCGGAGCACGTGGCGACGGCTCAGAGATACGAGCAGGCCGTGTCCGAGGAGCCCAACAGCTCGCTGCTCCTGGCTAACTTTGCGCAGTTCCTGTACCAGGTGCAGGGCGACCTCGACAG GGCGGAGCACTTCTTCAAGCGGGCGGTGCGCGCGGAGCCGGCGGACGCGGAGGCGCTGGGGCGGTACGCGGCGTTCCTGTGGCAGGCGCGCAACGACCTCGCGGCCGCGGAGGAGACGTACCAGGAGGCCATCGCCGCCGACCCCGGCAACGCGCACCACGCGGCAGCCTACGCGCACTTCCTGTGGAACACGGGCGGTGAGGACACATGCTACCCGCTCGACTGA
- the LOC8060115 gene encoding isoflavone 2'-hydroxylase, which yields MERFYYVAVVTSVLLVLLHHFLTRRGKKQQRLPPGPRFAFPILGHLPLLKKPLQTSLADLVSRHGPVVHLRFGGRHAVVIGSAALAKECFSGELDVAIANRPHFPSAREASFDYSVLTVVNYGALWRTMRRVATVHLLSAHRVNIMSDTVIARELRAMVRRLARASASAPGAAARVELKRRLFDLSHSVLMEIMAQTRNTYSDDADEDMSKEAREMKDIIEEIIPLVGVANLWDYMPLLRWLDVYGAKRKLADVVTRRNQFFDKMIDAERQKLKQLERKKGEADASDSDEKMGMIGVMLSLQKTEPDVYTDHFINALVPNLLGAGTETTSTTMEWAMSLLLNHPDVLKKAQEEIDSNVGEGRLLDKNDLPRLPYLHCIISETLRLYPAAPMLLPHEASTDCKIHGYDVPAGSMILVNAYAIHRDPATWEDPEEFRPERFEHGRAEGKFMMPFGMGRRRCPGENLAMRTMGLVLGALLQCFDWTRIGDAEVDMATATGTIMSKAVPLEALCKPRANMSAVLQKI from the exons ATGGAGAGATTCTACTACGTCGCCGTGGTCACCTCCGTGCTCCTCGTCTTGCTCCACCACTTCTTGACGAGGCGCGGCAAGAAGCAGCAACGGCTGCCACCTGGCCCGCGGTTCGCGTTCCCCATCCTCGGCCACCTCCCCTTGCTCAAGAAGCCGCTCCAGACCTCGCTCGCCGACCTCGTGTCGCGCCACGGGCCGGTTGTCCACCTGCGATTCGGCGGCCGCCACGCCGTCGTCATCGGCTCGGCGGCGCTGGCCAAGGAGTGCTTCTCCGGAGAGCTCGACGTCGCGATCGCCAACCGCCCGCACTTCCCGTCCGCGCGTGAGGCCAGCTTCGACTACTCGGTGCTCACCGTCGTCAACTACGGCGCGCTCTGGCGCACCATGCGCCGCGTCGCCACCGTGCACCTCCTCTCGGCGCACCGCGTCAACATCATGTCCGACACCGTAATCGCCCGCGAGCTGCGCGCCATGGTGCGCCGTCTTGCCCGCGCATCCGCCTCCGCGCCGGGCGCCGCCGCCAGGGTCGAGCTGAAGCGCAGGCTGTTCGACCTCTCCCACAGCGTCCTCATGGAGATCATGGCGCAGACCAGGAACACCTACTCCGACGACGCGGACGAGGACATGTCCAAGGAGGCGCGGGAGATGAAGGACATCATCGAGGAGATCATCCCGCTCGTTGGTGTGGCCAACCTGTGGGACTACATGCCCCTGCTACGGTGGCTCGATGTGTATGGCGCGAAGAGGAAGCTCGCGGACGTGGTTACGCGAAGGAACCAGTTCTTCGACAAGATGATCGATGCAGAGAGGCAGAAGCTGAAGCAGCTGGAACGCAAGAAAGGCGAGGCCGATGCCAGCGATTCTGACGAGAAGATGGGCATGATCGGTGTCATGCTGTCACTGCAGAAAACAGAGCCTGATGTCTACACGGACCACTTCATCAACGCTCTCGTTCCA AATCTGCTcggcgccggcacggagacgacCTCAACGACCATGGAATGGGCAATGTCGCTCCTGCTTAACCACCCAGATGTGCTGAAAAAGGCGCAAGAAGAAATCGACTCCAATGTCGGAGAGGGTCGTCTTCTCGACAAGAACGACCTTCCCCGTCTGCCGTACCTCCACTGCATCATCAGCGAGACGCTTCGCCTCTACCCGGCCGCGCCGATGCTACTGCCGCACGAGGCGTCTACTGACTGCAAGATCCACGGGTACGACGTCCCGGCAGGATCGATGATCCTTGTCAATGCGTACGCCATCCACAGGGATCCGGCGACATGGGAGGACCCGGAGGAGTTCAGGCCGGAGAGGTTCGAGCACGGCAGAGCAGAGGGGAAGTTTATGATGCCATTTGGGATGGGGAGGCGCAGGTGCCCCGGTGAGAATCTCGCGATGCGAACCATGGGGCTGGTCCTGGGGGCGCTGCTCCAATGCTTCGACTGGACCAGGATTGGGGATGCAGAAGTTGACATGGCAACAGCCACTGGCACCATCATGTCTAAGGCTGTCCCACTGGAAGCTCTGTGCAAGCCACGAGCGAACATGTCTGCTGTTCTTCAGAAAATCTAG